A stretch of Prunus dulcis chromosome 6, ALMONDv2, whole genome shotgun sequence DNA encodes these proteins:
- the LOC117631242 gene encoding uridylate kinase-like: MAISTSSVPVVSFNSVSSSPSSSLPCPSLSSSSARYRGLMVSNRRLHERLVVNCSSSEMGSSSDSAKPRHTQMPSMAPYGVTMNGNGLSVPSYKWQRVLLKVSGEALAGDRTQNIDPKVTMEIAREVASVTRLGIEVAIVVGGGNIFRGSSWAGSSGLDRSSADYIGMLATVMNSIFLQATMESIGIPTRVQTAFRMSEVAEPYIRRRAVRHLEKGRVVIFAAGTGNPFFTTDTAAALRGAEINAEVVLKATNVDGVYDDNPRCNPNARLLDNLTYQEVMAKDLSVMDMTAITLCQENNIPVVVFNLNKPGNISKAIKGEKVGTLIGTTRNSTVTT, translated from the exons ATGGCAATTTCCACCTCCTCTGTGCCTGTTGTTTCTTTCAATTCTGTCTCGTCCTCCCCCTCCTCTTCTTTGCCATGTCCTTCTCTGAGTTCTTCGAGTGCCCGTTACCGTGGTTTGATGGTGAGTAATCGGCGCTTGCATGAGCGATTGGTTGTTAACTGCTCATCTTCTGAAATGGGTTCTAGTTCTGACTCTGCGAAGCCAAG GCATACTCAAATGCCATCTATGGCTCCCTATGGGGTAACAATGAATGGAAATGGCTTGTCTGTGCCATCTTATAAATGGCAAAGGGTCTTACTTAAAGTAAGCGGAGAAGCACTTGCTGGAGATCGCACGCAGAATATTGACCCAAAG GTAACAATGGAAATTGCAAGAGAGGTTGCATCGGTGACTCGCCTTGGCATTGAG GTTGCCATTGTGGTTGGTGGGGGAAATATCTTCCGTGGATCTTCATGGGCGGGAAGCAGCGGTCTTGACCGGTCATCTGCTGATTACATCGG GATGTTGGCAACTGTAATGAATTCAATATTTCTTCAAGCAACAATGGAAAGTATCGGCATCCCTACTCGAGTGCAGACTGCATTTCGTATGTCTGAGGTTGCAGAGCCTTATATACGTCGAAGGGCTGTGAGGCATTTGGAGAAAGGGAGGGTAGTGATCTTTGCGGCAGGAACTGGAAATCCATTCTTTACCACAGATACTGCTGCAGCACTTCGTGGTGCAGAAA TCAATGCAGAGGTTGTGCTGAAAGCTACAAATGTTGATGGGGTTTATGACGATAATCCAAGGTGTAACCCAAATGCCCGTCTTCTTGATAATCTAACATATCAGGAGGTGATGGCGAAAGATCTTTCGGTGATGGACATGACTGCCATTACTTTATGCCAGGAAAACAACATTCCTG TTGTTGTGTTCAATTTAAACAAACCGGGTAACATCTCAAAAGCCATAAAGGGAGAGAAGGTTGGCACATTGATTGGAACAACACGGAATTCTACTGTGACGACGTGA